A portion of the Adhaeribacter radiodurans genome contains these proteins:
- a CDS encoding tetratricopeptide repeat protein: MRIWIILAVLLAFFSQKLTKISRINQYLSEAQTAYNRQDFSTAIYFYKYLNDSLQVRDRAVRVNLGHAYFQQKKMGEAVKYYQPLLTKTPARMASLVNLQLGVITVLEDKSKALAYFKEALILNPLNEEARYNYEWLKKYLVLHPEEDQASVPPTRPEPSNPDKKEQKKENPNSGQKEDNKGTTQQEMPDPANSDTQNPPQPNANSNNPDNGESTAKENLSDVGANQKQEEKSGMLPGTVRGLNNDGNSGNGSSSSKGGSEASDENDNNSQTTYERLRQANLTPEKAKMLLDAMRESEVQYLQQIPRKSNRKSNSGKPDW, from the coding sequence ATGAGAATTTGGATTATACTAGCGGTGTTACTTGCTTTTTTTAGTCAAAAGCTGACCAAGATTTCGCGTATAAACCAGTACCTATCCGAAGCGCAGACAGCATATAACCGCCAGGATTTTTCTACTGCTATTTACTTTTACAAATACTTAAACGACTCGCTGCAGGTGCGCGACCGGGCCGTACGGGTTAATCTGGGACACGCTTATTTTCAACAAAAGAAAATGGGTGAGGCCGTAAAATACTACCAACCCTTGTTAACCAAAACGCCGGCCCGGATGGCTTCTTTGGTTAATTTGCAATTAGGAGTAATAACCGTATTGGAAGATAAATCAAAAGCTTTGGCTTATTTTAAAGAAGCTTTGATTTTGAATCCTTTAAACGAAGAGGCTCGCTATAATTACGAATGGTTAAAGAAATATTTAGTTCTACATCCCGAAGAAGATCAGGCAAGCGTCCCTCCTACTCGTCCGGAGCCATCTAACCCGGATAAGAAAGAACAGAAAAAAGAAAATCCGAACTCCGGCCAGAAAGAAGACAACAAAGGCACCACCCAGCAAGAAATGCCGGACCCAGCTAACTCCGATACACAAAATCCGCCTCAGCCGAATGCAAACTCAAATAACCCAGATAATGGAGAAAGTACCGCCAAAGAAAATTTATCCGATGTTGGTGCCAATCAAAAACAAGAAGAAAAAAGCGGTATGCTGCCGGGTACCGTACGTGGTTTAAACAATGACGGCAATTCGGGTAACGGAAGTAGTTCATCCAAAGGCGGCAGCGAAGCAAGCGACGAAAACGACAATAATAGTCAAACTACTTACGAACGACTGCGGCAAGCCAACCTGACACCGGAAAAAGCAAAAATGCTGCTCGATGCCATGCGCGAATCCGAAGTCCAGTACTTACAACAAATTCCGCGGAAAAGTAACCGTAAAAGCAATTCCGGCAAACCGGATTGGTAA
- a CDS encoding vWA domain-containing protein: MNWDQSITSLEILTGILFLILYLGYIFRIHRLARHFKQKPNVVWIKFGFRTVYFVLIIIALLGPSFGAMKKQIKTIGKDIFILVDITASMNARDVPPSRLEKVKYELRQLIQKFNSDRIGLIVFSSDAYVQCPLTYDQSALLLFAETLNTNLLPRAGANYEVALQLALTKFKANNQPNIPEKRAEIIVLISDGEDFSPNLNPIYRDLNRENIRVISLGVGSENGVPIPLTKGFVTDDKGKRVISKLNAERLAEIAGNTNGQYFEIGAHSSEIPRLISAINAIEGERQETRTVDVRANKYYYPLFIAFIFIMLDILIIFNVIRL, from the coding sequence ATGAATTGGGATCAGTCCATTACTTCACTAGAGATACTAACGGGCATTTTGTTCTTGATTTTGTACTTGGGGTATATTTTCAGAATTCACCGCCTGGCCCGGCATTTTAAACAAAAGCCAAATGTAGTTTGGATAAAGTTTGGTTTCCGGACCGTCTATTTTGTTTTAATCATAATTGCCCTTTTGGGCCCATCGTTCGGGGCCATGAAAAAACAAATTAAAACTATCGGTAAAGATATTTTTATTCTGGTTGATATAACGGCTTCGATGAATGCCCGGGATGTACCGCCTTCGCGCTTAGAAAAAGTAAAATACGAACTCCGCCAGCTCATTCAAAAGTTTAACTCAGACCGTATTGGCCTTATTGTTTTTTCTTCGGATGCTTATGTGCAGTGCCCCTTAACGTACGACCAAAGTGCCTTGCTGTTATTTGCTGAAACCTTAAATACAAATTTGTTACCCCGCGCCGGAGCGAATTACGAAGTGGCATTGCAACTCGCTTTAACTAAGTTTAAAGCCAATAACCAGCCGAACATTCCGGAAAAACGGGCCGAAATAATTGTACTGATTAGTGATGGCGAAGATTTTAGCCCTAACCTCAACCCCATTTACCGGGACTTAAATCGCGAAAATATTCGGGTAATTAGTTTAGGAGTGGGTTCTGAAAATGGGGTACCTATCCCCTTAACCAAAGGATTTGTTACTGATGATAAAGGCAAACGGGTAATTAGTAAATTAAACGCCGAACGCCTCGCCGAAATAGCGGGTAATACCAATGGACAGTATTTTGAAATTGGAGCGCATTCCTCCGAAATTCCCCGGTTAATCAGCGCCATTAACGCCATTGAAGGCGAAAGGCAAGAAACCCGGACCGTAGACGTTCGGGCCAATAAATATTATTACCCGCTGTTTATTGCCTTTATTTTTATTATGCTCGATATATTGATTATCTTTAACGTAATCAGGTTATGA
- a CDS encoding M3 family metallopeptidase produces the protein MKQIKTNLFICWVVVGTWLLIISANASSFAVPKASSNPLLTSFNQSIDFKSVTAAHIKEATDQAIVNTKTALGAIYALKNGKHTFENTILAYDDLSDQLNSVAMGINILANASPDSAVRNQALRSLEVLDKYDNQLSLDEKLYAAVKDFSTSKKGKKLKGAHLLYVKDLVENYERDGFALTPEKRKELQHINDKISELSLAFSKNIAAYQDYLWVPEAELKGLPEDYVKSLKKEGDKYRIGLDGPSYTTFMKFANSEPARKQLYIKYNNRAADKNVDVLQQLLIERQKKARLLGFPTYAAYQTSSRMAKNPEAVWELETSLAEKVKQKTQSDLNELLAVKQAYLKESPPTSLNIWDASFYSNLLMVQKYQLDQEKLKEYFSLENVLSGLFQTTEHLFGVKYEEVKNASVWHPEVRMFEVKQNGATIGRFYLDLFPRDNKYTHAACFPIRKGKKYATGYQIPTAALICNFNAPSADRPALLTHRQAETFFHEFGHVLHNMLTTAELAGQSGTSVKRDFVEAPSQIFENWVWDYKALQLFAKHYKTGEVLPPALHQKMMDSRSVGSGLAASAQIFYGTLDMTLHDKFNPEGTQTTTDVLKEVQNKVMPYPYLEGTHMQAAFGHLTGYGAGYYGYMWSKVYAEDMFSVFEKNGVMDQKTGLRYRNIILANGSSRDEYELVKEFLGREPNQEAFLKSLGL, from the coding sequence ATGAAGCAAATTAAAACTAATTTATTCATCTGCTGGGTAGTTGTTGGTACCTGGCTACTAATTATTTCGGCTAATGCTTCTAGCTTTGCGGTCCCGAAGGCATCTTCTAATCCATTGCTGACTTCCTTTAACCAATCCATCGACTTTAAATCCGTAACTGCGGCTCATATAAAAGAAGCCACGGATCAGGCCATTGTCAATACTAAAACTGCCCTGGGAGCCATTTATGCCCTTAAAAATGGAAAACATACTTTCGAGAATACCATTTTGGCTTACGATGACTTATCTGACCAGTTAAATTCGGTGGCTATGGGTATTAATATTTTAGCCAATGCCAGTCCTGATTCGGCAGTACGCAACCAGGCATTACGCAGCCTGGAAGTTTTAGATAAATATGATAATCAATTGAGCCTCGACGAAAAGTTATATGCGGCAGTAAAAGATTTTTCTACATCTAAAAAAGGGAAAAAGTTAAAGGGCGCTCACCTGCTTTATGTAAAAGACTTAGTTGAAAATTACGAACGCGATGGCTTTGCCCTTACTCCCGAAAAACGCAAGGAGTTGCAGCATATTAACGATAAAATATCGGAACTGAGCTTAGCATTTAGTAAAAATATTGCTGCCTACCAGGATTATTTATGGGTGCCGGAAGCAGAACTGAAGGGTTTGCCGGAAGATTACGTGAAAAGTCTGAAAAAGGAAGGAGATAAATACCGCATTGGTTTAGACGGACCTTCTTATACTACTTTCATGAAGTTTGCTAATTCGGAACCTGCCCGTAAGCAACTGTACATTAAGTACAACAACCGTGCGGCCGATAAAAATGTGGATGTACTCCAGCAATTGTTAATAGAACGCCAGAAGAAAGCCCGGCTCTTAGGCTTTCCTACTTACGCGGCCTATCAGACGTCGAGCCGGATGGCTAAAAATCCGGAAGCTGTTTGGGAACTGGAAACCAGCCTGGCCGAAAAAGTAAAACAAAAAACGCAAAGCGACCTGAATGAATTACTGGCAGTTAAACAAGCTTATCTGAAAGAATCGCCACCGACTTCGCTCAATATTTGGGATGCTTCTTTTTACTCCAACTTGCTAATGGTTCAAAAATACCAGTTAGATCAGGAGAAGCTAAAAGAATATTTTTCGTTGGAAAATGTTTTAAGCGGGTTGTTTCAAACAACGGAGCATTTATTCGGGGTGAAATACGAAGAAGTAAAAAACGCCTCGGTGTGGCACCCAGAGGTGCGCATGTTCGAAGTAAAACAAAATGGTGCCACCATTGGCCGTTTTTACCTCGATTTATTCCCGCGGGATAATAAATATACCCACGCAGCTTGTTTTCCCATTCGTAAAGGCAAAAAATACGCGACAGGTTACCAAATCCCCACGGCTGCCCTCATCTGTAATTTTAATGCTCCCAGTGCGGATAGACCTGCTTTGCTCACGCACCGGCAAGCCGAAACCTTTTTTCATGAGTTTGGCCACGTGCTGCACAATATGCTTACTACCGCCGAGTTAGCCGGGCAATCGGGTACTTCGGTAAAGCGGGATTTTGTGGAAGCGCCTTCTCAGATTTTCGAAAACTGGGTTTGGGATTATAAGGCACTGCAATTATTTGCCAAACATTATAAAACCGGCGAGGTGCTGCCTCCGGCTCTGCATCAAAAAATGATGGATTCCCGGAGCGTAGGTTCTGGTCTGGCCGCTTCGGCCCAAATTTTTTACGGTACCTTAGACATGACCTTGCACGATAAATTTAATCCCGAGGGTACCCAGACTACCACCGACGTACTTAAGGAGGTGCAGAATAAAGTAATGCCTTATCCGTACCTGGAAGGTACCCACATGCAAGCAGCTTTCGGTCACTTGACTGGCTATGGCGCGGGTTACTACGGGTATATGTGGAGCAAAGTATACGCCGAAGATATGTTTTCGGTATTTGAGAAAAACGGGGTAATGGATCAGAAAACCGGTTTACGCTACCGCAATATTATTTTAGCGAATGGTTCCAGCCGCGACGAATACGAATTAGTAAAAGAATTTTTGGGCAGAGAACCCAACCAGGAGGCTTTTCTAAAATCTTTGGGCTTGTAA
- a CDS encoding tetratricopeptide repeat protein — MSSKSNLSGQLKLVEAMIDSRRYPEAIQALDQYLGQHPKDPEVLHLYGIALSRSGDNTRAETIFRRMIEVAPGDDRGNYNLALTLIRLGRTEEARKWLKAALDANPSLDRARRRLEDLNVTASKVGQPSGITSQPMEAEFEERLGPGDLLRSGTRRLSSFAGHFVFAALLIVLGLALFLTEQPGRLDWLAGSLTFPSPQFFERQINVVQGQGLPVGVLREELENAQKQQALTSAKFDQLLIFLAFFAPIAGVLLIIYAILAASRTRYDVYERRINLVKGVLSRSRQSAWLFEIKGIELRQPIFLNLTRNAMLRIRLEDSSVMNIIGFGTVGEQERLWEELRNAALVERRVMKRWFV; from the coding sequence ATGAGCAGTAAATCAAATTTATCTGGGCAGTTGAAGTTGGTGGAGGCAATGATCGACTCGCGCAGATATCCGGAGGCGATCCAGGCTCTCGACCAATACCTAGGGCAGCATCCCAAGGATCCTGAGGTCCTTCACCTATATGGTATTGCGCTGTCCCGTTCTGGAGATAACACTCGGGCCGAAACCATCTTCCGCCGCATGATCGAAGTAGCACCAGGGGATGACCGAGGGAATTATAACTTGGCTCTAACCCTTATTAGGCTGGGTCGCACGGAGGAAGCACGCAAATGGCTGAAAGCTGCTCTGGATGCAAATCCTAGTCTGGATCGGGCAAGACGGCGCCTGGAAGACTTAAACGTTACAGCAAGTAAGGTCGGGCAGCCTTCGGGCATTACTTCCCAACCAATGGAAGCTGAATTCGAGGAGCGTCTTGGGCCAGGCGATTTACTTCGTTCAGGAACCCGCCGACTCAGTTCTTTCGCTGGCCATTTTGTTTTTGCGGCATTACTCATAGTATTAGGATTGGCGCTTTTCCTTACGGAGCAACCTGGCAGACTCGATTGGCTAGCAGGGAGTCTCACCTTTCCGAGCCCACAATTTTTTGAGCGGCAAATTAATGTTGTCCAGGGTCAAGGCCTACCTGTGGGGGTGTTACGTGAAGAGTTAGAAAATGCACAGAAACAGCAGGCCTTAACCTCGGCAAAGTTCGATCAGTTGCTGATTTTCCTCGCTTTTTTCGCACCTATCGCGGGAGTACTCCTCATAATTTACGCCATTCTAGCCGCTAGCCGCACCCGATATGATGTTTATGAACGCCGGATTAACTTGGTAAAAGGGGTGCTCAGCCGGAGCCGACAAAGCGCTTGGCTCTTTGAGATCAAAGGTATAGAACTTAGGCAACCCATCTTTTTGAATCTCACTCGTAATGCAATGCTCCGGATCCGCCTCGAAGACTCCTCTGTTATGAATATCATTGGCTTCGGGACAGTCGGAGAACAGGAACGGTTATGGGAGGAGCTTAGGAACGCAGCCCTTGTCGAACGACGAGTAATGAAACGCTGGTTTGTTTGA
- a CDS encoding AlbA family DNA-binding domain-containing protein, protein MSFSKSLLGKELNELTIQDLKIYFQNPQQESNIVEYKSYNPNGDFEGKLKGVYKAVCALLNSEGGLVIWGAPKGKRVEGRKEEIFEGEITPLNRIIEKDNFINKLVSNITPLPNGITVNIIEGENSCICVLEVAKSQYSPHQTDNTYYMRLDGQSVPAPHHFIEALFKQIKYPNIEAYLKFDKASHDVISEVCTVNFTILIFNFSELQNEEKLTYRLMAYPGKFFSQYQKEEPFIITGHEELLHFGVPMMNSQLLIISNKELKASNYQLRLVLSFGGKKSPAKTSSYTLDLMKTDSSYPTNTTNLIIEKNENQLMAEVKRHLGTTRESTLQAVLGRAL, encoded by the coding sequence ATGAGTTTTAGTAAGTCATTATTGGGAAAAGAATTAAATGAATTAACAATCCAGGACCTTAAAATCTATTTCCAGAATCCACAACAAGAATCTAATATAGTAGAATATAAATCGTACAATCCTAACGGAGACTTTGAAGGGAAACTAAAAGGAGTTTATAAAGCTGTTTGTGCCTTATTGAATTCGGAAGGTGGCTTAGTAATTTGGGGGGCACCTAAAGGTAAAAGGGTTGAAGGAAGGAAGGAGGAAATATTTGAAGGAGAGATTACACCACTTAATCGAATAATAGAGAAGGATAATTTTATAAACAAACTAGTAAGTAACATTACTCCATTGCCAAATGGTATTACAGTAAATATAATTGAAGGGGAAAATAGCTGCATTTGCGTGCTTGAGGTGGCTAAAAGTCAATATTCTCCACATCAAACAGATAACACCTATTATATGAGGCTCGATGGTCAATCAGTGCCTGCTCCTCACCATTTTATAGAGGCCTTATTTAAGCAGATTAAATATCCAAATATAGAAGCATATTTAAAATTTGATAAGGCAAGCCATGATGTAATTTCAGAGGTTTGTACTGTGAATTTTACAATATTGATATTTAACTTTTCTGAATTACAAAATGAGGAAAAACTTACTTATCGTTTAATGGCTTATCCAGGAAAATTCTTTAGTCAATACCAAAAAGAAGAGCCTTTCATAATAACTGGCCATGAAGAACTGTTGCATTTTGGAGTACCAATGATGAATTCTCAACTACTTATTATTTCCAACAAGGAGCTAAAAGCAAGTAATTACCAACTTAGATTAGTTTTATCTTTTGGTGGTAAAAAATCCCCAGCAAAGACTTCAAGTTATACTTTAGATTTAATGAAAACTGATTCTAGCTATCCAACTAATACAACAAATCTAATAATTGAAAAAAATGAGAATCAATTGATGGCTGAGGTTAAAAGGCATTTAGGTACTACCAGGGAATCTACCCTGCAAGCTGTTTTAGGAAGAGCTCTATGA